The Coffea arabica cultivar ET-39 chromosome 6e, Coffea Arabica ET-39 HiFi, whole genome shotgun sequence genome contains the following window.
AACCACATCCGTGATCGAGCCACTCGAGAACCGATCGCAGCCACAAACACCCTGGTGCAATCAAAGCAAACCCTGTACTGAAAAACTAGTAACATGCTACCTACCAGTACAAAATTTAAAAGATTCCGGCTGGAAAtttggggggggggtggggaaTGGAGGACGGCTGTACTATTAATAGAAAGGGTAATTAAGTTTTGAGGAAGAGCGGCCCGTGCTGCAGTAAAGTAGtttgaacaaaagaaaaggcagaAATTCTTTGTAACCTGACACTGCAACTGAGTTTTGACAACATCAAGAGGAGTAGTAACTGCAGCAGCCAATGCTCCGGCGGCAGCACCTGCAGTAGCATGCAGCAGCAGAGTTTCTTCATCATCCCGCACGTAATTTTGAGGCGATACCTCCATCAGAGCCCTTTTTGCAGCCTCATAAGTTGCGAAATGAACCGCAGTGAAAGGTGCATTCATGACCACGGTGGTCCGATAACTAGCGTAGAAGGCCCCGACCCCCTCTTCTAACAGCACCCTCTTCACACAATCTCCGAATCCCTTGTAAGGACTCCCGCTCAACTGCAGTCTTTGCTTCACCACGTCCATTGGCGTCATCACGGCATCGCTGGCCACGGTAGCAAACACTCCGGAAAGGGCGTGTGCGACGGAGTTGTTTGGATTGTTGGCGGATAGATGCTTCTTGCACAGCTCGTACACAGAGAAATACAATGCATGGGCAGGTCCAGCCCCCAGTCCCATTGCAGCAATCCCACGATAGAACCCACCCAGGCCTTCTGCTCTCATAATGGAAACAAAGGATTGGCCGAGTTTCTTCGAGGGTGCGGCGGTTTTGCATGCGGAGGAGGAGGACCCAATCGCCTGCATGCGGGTTTTGAGGGTGTCGATTGGGAACATTGCCATGTGCTCCACGGAGCCAGCGACCGAACCAGCGACCATAAACTGCCAGAATTGGAGGCCATCATGGATTGGTGGTTGGGAGACGGAGATATTTTCTGGACGGAAATCTGAGGCTGCAGGGTGGAATTTCGGGGTGCCATCCGTCTTGGTGGTGGTTGCGGCCATGTTGGGTCGGGTGTAGGAGTGTTGAGGGGAGCTGTGGTAACTTGGTTGTGTGCTCGACGTTTAAAGGAGGAAGTGAACAATAATTGATAGGGATGGATCGCTTTCTGGTTGAATTGAAAGGGCTTGTCGCCATGCGAAAGTTCTTCATGAGATGATAGCAATACTCCCAATAGCTAATGGGACTATTAAATTTAAGGCCGCAGAGACATATATTCTGGGTGGaagagccttttttttttttctattttctaaaaaatctaGTCACTTTAATTATATACGTGCAAAGGTGAAGAAAAATAGatgatgcattagaaagatgAATCCCGGTGTCTTGGAGTAAAGCTAATAATAGCCCTAAACAGATGGAGAGTATCATAATAATGgtccctaaattcaacaagtgaCAAAACACTACTTAAAATAGTACTACTGGCATGGCTTCACTTTAGATTACTACTGTATTGATTTATTATTGGAAGAAACGGGAGAATGATCACAATGGGTGGTGTTGTTTTGACGAGTATGGTAGTGATCTATGGTCTATAGAGATGGATGGGGATGGGGGACGGGGGATGGTGGGGGAGTCAGGAGTGTGTTATCCACAGGCCATACTTTTTTGGGTGGATAATGGCTTTGTGAATTGCGACTTTAGGATTGGATATGCTGCACGCTGTCACCCTCGAAATGGCCAGCTCTcaagataaaaaggaaagaaagaataaaataaagggataatttcagaaacctcccctaaggtttctacagtctcactctcctcccttatggtttcaaaaatatcacaagCCTCCCCTGAGTTTTAGAATTTTGTAACAAAATCAGCCCATGATGTCAAAAGtgaacataaaaaagtgttttCAGAAAAGAGAGGGAATTTTGTTTTCATAAATGCCCCTGAGGTAAGTGTACAAGTTATATTAGTGAAATaatgaaaactaataaaaaccaaaaataaattagaaaaaagggataatttcagatacaATATGTTATTCATCAATAATATTATATCAAAAGCTTTTACTAGATGGTTATTTATTCCAATTGCATATTAAATCAACCATTAGTGCTTATGAGAGTGCATTAAATATTTAGCAGAGAGCTAGTTTTCTTCAATAAGTAGCATGTACATAAATACTTAGTGAATATACAATCTAGTTGAAATAATGTACACCGTATTATCGACCAAGTACGATACATAGAAATTGTTGAACATGCAGTTATTTGTTCACATGCATATTGCAATTAGTCATCGCAGCAATATGCAAAGTGCAATAGTATGTATAGATTTGGAATGGTTATTGGTGTTTTGACCCACTTGTGCATCTCCTTACAAGTTGCagtatatatgtaattttatttatATGACTAATACTAATTTGCCTATAAACACCTTACACGGGATGATTTATGAGGTACAAtcagtttacaaatatatacattatgTTAGATGTTAGTTATTTGACTGTGTATATTTATAAAAGGTAGTGTAATGGTACGCAAAAATTTAGAATGGTTAGGTGTTAAAAAAATTACATCATGTTAGGTGTTAATTATTTGACTATGTATACATGTAAAAGGGAGATTAGATATAGCGTAGAAAAAAgtaattatgtgagttgaaaTGTATTTGTCCTGATAATCACAAAATATTAGTTGACTTGTGAGGTATATAAGTCTTTTTAGCCATGATGATGTAAGAAATGGGATCTAAATTCTGACAGAGGaggtttgtgatatttttgaaatcaCAAGAGATGAGAGTGAGACtctcagaaacctcaggggaggtatctgaaattatccctaaaataaATGCGTATAGACGCAGCGGAGTAGTAATTAAAATAtctggaggaggaggaggaggaggataaTTTTGGTGGTCTAAGAAAAGAACGCGTGGTGTCCACAAGTACCTTGAGGCATCTAAACTTCTCTCCAAAAGCAGCAACGTAAACTTCAGTCCTAAAGTGACCCACCCACATCCGATCTTACCATCATGATTTGTAGCTTTGACAACCAAAAGTTCATTGTCCTCATACTGAAACTGAATAGTAATTAGGGGtccctctccctccctccctcccctcTTGCTTTTGCCAACACCAAACCACGCTAGCTAGCTACTTGTGTATCCACACACCAAAGTCTAATTCAGCCGGCCGCAGTAGTGGTAACTGGTAACTGGTAGTGGAAGTGTTCATATCATCTCACCTTTCTTTCTTTACGCTTAATGAAGAAGAATTTACAAATTGCCTGAGCCAGCCAATTCACACCTTACCTTACAGCCTGCCTGGGGCAACATAAATGACTTCGTCCTGCTGCTATTGGCAGATTCCGATACGGATTGGTCGAATCATAACTAGAGAGCGGAGGGATCGATACGATATCGATTTTCAAATCGCATATATTATTATATCCACGGCGATTCGCTTTGACTCGATCGATATTGGTCGATTTGAATCCGTAATGCATGGTATCGGCTGATATATCGCTTTGACTGATGTGGAACAATCGAAACCGCGATGGCGAACCATGGCTGCATACACCATTCAATCCTGTATCGAACTCGTAAATTctaaaaggtaaaaaaaaaaaaaaaaaattcaattctaCAGTAAATATATAACAAGCATTACGTACGCTAAACACCGGCTAGCTGATGATGATTATTTAACCACAATAATTCTATGAGTTATGCAAACGtggaaattttaattttcaaagacGATTTTGGTCGATGGAGAAAGACACTAGTGTATAGTTTTAGTGCGTATTTAACAAGGATATCATTCATCATGCCATTTTAGCTATTACTGCTAGTATTGCTTAGAGGAGGGTTAAAAACTTCTTTTAAGTAGTAGCAACTCTTAACAGGATATATATGGTGATTGCTTAAAGAAGAAGACAGGGTTGAAATCCGACTTACAGATTATTGAAATAGTTGAAAGAAAAGTAGTTCTGAAAATTGAATGGCATAATAGACTGCACTGTATATTATTAAGGTAAAaagaatattaaaattttttttttttgctgtttgATAATGTAAGCGAGGTGGAAGTACAGCagtttcattcattcattcattgcaAAGCTCGGGTTGGGACAAAGAAACATCATTATTATTGATGATGATGGTATATAGAAACAGGAAGAGAAAGGAGGATTGATAATTCCAAGTACGTACTAGTAAATAACCAACTTCATTTTAAAAGACAGATAAGGAGAATTCTGGTTGAAGAAGAAAAGTTCATGGCAAATGTTAAATCCTAAAATATTATCCATTATTACCTTTACCAaaaaagaatttcttggagcaaaataaattaaaattttttttttgttttttgccaAACCCCACTGATCGATTCATCCTAGTTGGGTTTCTTCTCCCCGAGTGTTTGTGTCGTGGATTGGGATGACACTCATGATGAGTAGTCCATTAAAGCCACTCGGACCTGCTCTGCACCGATGATACGACTAATTTGGATTCTTGACCCATGGATACTCGTGTTATCGTCATTACTGACGATGATGAATCTGCGTTCACTAGTGATAGGGCCGTGAGATTGCGAATTTGGGTCTAATATTTTCGGATTGGTCCTATGATCCTATCCGGAGGAGCGTTGGATGAATGCGCCCCAAAACCCAACCCATTTGACACATCCAGCAAATATTTTAGCGTTTTTAGATTGAATATTATATTAGTTTTTGGGTATCATCTGTTATTCACTGTGGcgctatcttttttttttttttttttaacctatgtgtgtctatatatatatatatatcatttgcAAATATTCTAGGGTGGCTCAAATCACTCTCGTCAATATTATTTTTCCCGTTTCCCCTCCCTCTTTAGTACGTAAATAGCTGTGGATAAAGTGCTTTATTGATGTAACAACAAATAGGCTTTATTTTGATtgtatttttctaaattttttgtaaaaaaaatactgtaataATTTActatatataagataaaaaggtgatgagaaaatgtgtttatgaaaaacgtaacaatttttcttgcaatccaaacacaccgtAAGGGTCCGTTTGGTAGGGAGTAAAATATTTTCTTCGGAAAAAATCTTCCACTGAAAATTTTCGACAGGAAAACAGTttcttttctctattattttctGGTGTTTGGATACTTATTTACAAAAACACCCAAGCCCGTCGTAATGACTGAGCCCATGTTACTGTGATTAACTTATGCCTCTTTTAGCATCCTTGTCGGCTCTTCTTCTATCACCATCGTCATCTATTTTCTCACATTTACATCTGCTGAAGAAACCAAAATCACGCATAGACATACTGATCATCATCACCAACCTTAACCCAAATATAGACAACTTGAATAGTCCTTTGGATCTAGCTTAGTTAATCTCCAGAGATTTGAGTTTGTCAAATTTTTTTGCCTTAGCATATatttgtgtgtgagagagacaaataGAGGACAATGAAGAGGCTGTATGTGCGACGTGATTGCTTGACTTCGATGTTTCCATTTCTTTAAGATAGAGAAAATAACTTCAGTTTCTTTTTTGCGGAAGTTATTTTACGCCACCAAGCGTAAAATCTTTTccacaagaaaatattttcctatgtTATAATTGAACCAAACACTTGAAAATTAGGAaaacattttcatttttcaatcctaACAAACAGACCCTAAATGCTTTGAGTCCATAACTAGGACTCTTGGACCAATCCTCTACTCCGTCCTTGCTTTCTCGGCTTTGAAAGAGTTTTAGTAGTATTAGATGAGTCTTTGACCAGTTCACACAAAATGTAATTTTCAACTATCAGCTTAAAAAAGAATGAGACCAGCGCGCCATCACTACTTGGGTTGGTTCTTTTAATTAAAACTCGCCATTAATTAACGCAGTCAAGATGTAATCATGTTGGAAATTTAGGACCGCATATTCCGGGAAAGCTCATCATGTCCACACGATACTAATTAGTCTAATTTTGGACAAAGTTTTATTTTCAACATTGGCACCTAGACAGAATCATTTATGTGGTGCAATTTGCTCAACAATTTGTGTTTAAAATATCAGGGGTACCAagtaaaattatcaaaaacccCCATCCCATCCCATGCCAGAAGAGGTTTCTCAAATCATCGATTCTTTTTTGCAGTAGGGCGCGACAATGCCAAGTCTagtcttcttttatttttatttttttttgtctttctgaAACGATAGGAATATATAATGCCACAGTCTAGTCCACGTAGTGTGAAATGAAGAAAAGGTCATTGGATTCCCCTCAACAGAAAGTGACAGGTTTCCGGACATTTCGTCAGATGCCGCAAACTTTTGGATCAGGCCACGAGCATTCCACACGCCCAGTACAACTGGACTACCACGTGTCAGATACGCTACGGTCGATTAGGATCCGTATCCCAGCTCCTCACTTCCACCTTCTTCCCCGCCACAATTCACATGACCCAACACTATCTATCCTCTGTGCTGCCGCTCCCCACCATCCCTCCCCCCCTCGCTCCGCTCTATATaaactcacaaaaaaaaaagaagtattcAGCACCCAGCTCTAGCAACATCTATACAGTTTTTAATCATCGATCCCCTGCTTCAAGAATTTATTGCTTTTTTCGTAGTCCTAAAGCCATGCTTCTTCAAGCAGCTATTTCTTCTCCAACTTATTCCTTGCAACGGGCAGGCGCTACTGCTCATCCCTTGTTGTTGAGCAACAACTCAGCCACCACTGGCACTACTACTGCTAACTTCTTATCTTCTTCTTCGTTATCGGCCGACTCTGCAGGCGGCCGCCCAACCAGTGTCGTTTTGCAGACTAATCGCCAGAAAGGAGGCTTCAGGACCTTTGCTTCAGATGAAAAGACCAGCACCTTGTCACTCACGGGAGTGGTTTTTCAGCCCTTTGAAGAGATTAAGAATGACGAATTCTTGGTCCCATTGTCCCCCAGTGTTTCACTTGCCCGTCAGAGATTCTCCCACGAGTGTGAGGCGGCAATCAATGAGCAGATCAAGTGACTTGCTTCTCCACCTTATTTACTACCATGcatcttctctctctttcttctttcaaaatatctttcttttttttttaaaaaaaaaaatgtatttaaaagtttcttttttcgGTCTTTAGTCATTATTGTCATGAATATTTCATCGATCGATTCTGGATCTTGTAGTTAGTTATGTATGTTAACAGTTTAATTAGCTCCTAATCAACTGCAAATGTGCCTATTTTTCTgaccctttttgttttgttttgtcttgtcTTGTCTTGTCGTTTTGTCGTTTGATGTCAGTGCGGAGTACTGTGTGTCCTACGCGTATCACGCCATGTATGCATACTTCGACAGGGACAATATTGCTCTTAAAGGCCTAGCCAAGTAAGTACCAGATACTGCCTCCCTCAAAACTGTTGTGTTAaattctaaaataaaaaatatgcagACTCCGTGTATATACTACACACACTTCCTAAGGTTGGTTTTACTGAAAGTTGTTTACGGTGTCTCAGATTTTTCAAGGAGTCCagtgaagaagaaagagaacaTGCGGAGAAGCTGATGAAATATCAGGTAATATTCGACGCCAAGATACTCTAGATCAGTGTATAATATTCGACGATGTTAGTTAGTTAGTACTTTGTAATaaggaataatttcagaaacctcccctgaggttaggCCTCATCTCACCTGTGGTTTCAAAATGATACTAGAACATACGAGGAGGGAGAGTGACATTACTTCCTCTGAAGGAACCCAAATCAGAGTTCGATCACGTGGAGAAGGGCGATGCACTGTATGGTAAGCTTAATCCTGAGGAATGTAAAAATATGCCAGTTCCatgacctctttttttttttttttgttaaattgaaaaaaaatgactGATGATTGACGAGGCACTTGTAATTCATTCAGCTATGGAAGTAGCTTTGTGCTTGGAGAAATTGATAAATGCGAAGCTTCTGGAAGTGCACAGCGTAAATTACTACCACATCTTGATTGATCATATCATCTgattctggtttttttttttttccccaaaaaaaatgaatattcaTATCTGCTGCTAAATGgacatatatatatgcatattcTCAGGTGGCTGATCGGAATAATGATCCTCAGATGCAAGACTTTATAGAGAGCGAATTCCTGGGGGAGCAGGTGCGTAATAAGTAGTACTACTAATAAGTAATAACTAACTAACTAGCGATCGATCGAAGTGAAAcggtcaattcatttgatctgTACGGCTTACTTTATCGTTATTTATTCATTTGATCTGTTACTCCATAATTAATATATAGGTTGAAGCTATCAAGAAAATTTCAGATTATGTCACTCAGTTGAGGATGGTCGGAAAAGGACACGGTACGATTTTTTTTCCTCGATTTTGCACGTAATTTTCTTGGATAATTGTTTGATTACTGAGTGCCTTAGACTTGCGCGGCGGCCTTTttaatttactaattttttgATGTTGATGTTGTAGGCGTGTGGCACTTTAATCAGAAGCTTCTGCACCACGAGGGGGAGGGCGACGACGGCGTCTTTTAGATTCAAATATGTCTCCCATAATGTATCACTACTTCTTTTTTATTCCCTTGTTAATTTCCAATTCAATAAATGTAGTACTATGTCCAGACTGGAttttagaagtttttttttttttttttggtattttcctCATCTGATGTCGTTCAAGTAAACTCTCTGTAAATATCACTAGTCAATAGCTGTAAATATCACTAGTAAATAGCAGCAGTGTGTTTCAGACTCTGCTCTACTTCCGCTGTTTGTTGATAGGGTGCTCAATAAAATACGCTTTTTTAGTTTAAGCAACTTTAGATTTGTTGAAttacgcttttttttttttgtctgttAAATTCATTTGATCGCGGCTCTTGGAAAAATTGATGCCTTTTAGGCTCCTTTTATACCACTTTTTGTGTCTGAATATCCTTCCATTTCCCGGTAAAGCTTCATCATCAATAAACAGATTTCTCCAtaaaatttggcattattttaaACGATCCCTCCAATAAGTAGAAGGACGCATCGCATACATTATTGTTAGTCCAAATACGATCCAACGAGCAACAATCAACAAAAGGGTGTGCAGTGTGCAACATGAGCTGGACCTACCGACAGTGGTGGTAGGAAAAACTAGGGCACGTGCTCTCAACATTAAAGCGGAACTAGGACCCAACTAAATTGCCTACTCTTCAACCAGACTTGTTCTTTTCTGTGTCGGTACCTTTCTCCGGTGACTACTACTGAAAGCGGAACTATACGATCCCTAAATTGCCTACCCTTTCTCGCGGATTATTACCAAACAGCGCCGCCCACCCCAAGAAATAGAATAGAGCGTACCACAACGCTGCTTTAGGCAATAATAACAACCGATACCGGACATGCTCGAAAGGGATTACCTTCCAAATCAAGCTTGACCCTGTTTTTACCTGATTTTatcaaattccaaattcctACAGAATATCGCCCCATGCAAACAGGTATAGTTGTTGAGCCTCTCTCCCCGAGCAAGGAGCTTTCAAATACTAGACGCATCAAAATGTGGGATCTGAATGGTGAAAGTAATCCGAGAAAACCTAACCCAGCTCGCGCATCTAAACATAGAGCAGACTAAAAAATTCATGGGAAGATGCACAAAACTTAATCAACTCAAAGAACAATCTTCAGTAGAAAGTATCCATGAAGACTCTGGATGAAAACATCCAGTTTACTGGAGGCTTTAAGAGAAACTGC
Protein-coding sequences here:
- the LOC113694868 gene encoding uncharacterized protein, with protein sequence MAATTTKTDGTPKFHPAASDFRPENISVSQPPIHDGLQFWQFMVAGSVAGSVEHMAMFPIDTLKTRMQAIGSSSSACKTAAPSKKLGQSFVSIMRAEGLGGFYRGIAAMGLGAGPAHALYFSVYELCKKHLSANNPNNSVAHALSGVFATVASDAVMTPMDVVKQRLQLSGSPYKGFGDCVKRVLLEEGVGAFYASYRTTVVMNAPFTAVHFATYEAAKRALMEVSPQNYVRDDEETLLLHATAGAAAGALAAAVTTPLDVVKTQLQCQGVCGCDRFSSGSITDVVQAIVKKEGYGGLMRGWIPRMLFHAPAAAICWSTYEAVKSFFHTRNGSEDG
- the LOC113692674 gene encoding ferritin-1, chloroplastic-like, whose product is MLLQAAISSPTYSLQRAGATAHPLLLSNNSATTGTTTANFLSSSSLSADSAGGRPTSVVLQTNRQKGGFRTFASDEKTSTLSLTGVVFQPFEEIKNDEFLVPLSPSVSLARQRFSHECEAAINEQINAEYCVSYAYHAMYAYFDRDNIALKGLAKFFKESSEEEREHAEKLMKYQNIRGGRVTLLPLKEPKSEFDHVEKGDALYAMEVALCLEKLINAKLLEVHSVADRNNDPQMQDFIESEFLGEQVEAIKKISDYVTQLRMVGKGHGVWHFNQKLLHHEGEGDDGVF